The Candidatus Binatia bacterium genome contains the following window.
GGCCGCCGAGCAGGATCAGGATCCGGTTGCCGAGCTTGCGCAGGCGCAGCGCGCGCTCGACCTCGCCGCGGTGGACGCGCGCGATCGCGATCGCGTCGTCGAGGCCCAGGAGGTCGGGCGCCGCCAGGAACATCATGTGGAGGAGATGGCTCTCGAGCCACTCGCCGGCGTAGTAGAGCCGGCGCAGGGCCCGCACGGCCGGCGCCGGCGTCACGCCCCAGGCCGCCTCGATCGCGTGGACCGCGCTCATCTGGTAGGCGACCGGGCAGATCCCGCAGATGCGCGCCATGAGGTCGGGCAGCTCGTCGGCGCGGCGCCCGCGCGC
Protein-coding sequences here:
- a CDS encoding nickel-dependent hydrogenase large subunit, whose translation is MTERRRIEVGALARVEGEGALHLTVEDGRVTDLRLEIYEPPRFFEAFARGRRADELPDLMARICGICPVAYQMSAVHAIEAAWGVTPAPAVRALRRLYYAGEWLESHLLHMMFLAAPDLLGLDDAIAIARVHRGEVERALRLRKLGNRILILLGG